The genomic interval GCCGAACCTGTACAGGCCGACAGTGCCGTGACCGGAATTCTCCAGAGTGCAcggggtcccctctcgaggacccccgcgtaaaatttcgcGACGACGCGAACGCTACACCTTCAGGTTCATTCAAATGCACGCACCATGCAGTCTCGTGTGGACTGTACGCGTCATCATCCTTCAGAACGCTTCGAGCGATCGCCcgatttcttgccgattgaagtcactcttctagcgcttgcgtttctctccaaattctaaTTGAATTttcaccgaatccaacctaagCGTTTCCAGCATcgagcgctacacggggagtgtgttgATTACTACCGAAAAAACGCGAGAAGAGTAAGGTTCGAATTTGTGCATCACGCATGTCAGGCCATATGGGTGAAAGTAACTGCACATGACTTTCAAGATTTTGCTGCCCGGATAAAAAATTCTGAAAGGGACACTTGCTGCTAATTGTGCAGAacgggacactcggttacgtttagtaatttgtcttcaacgggatattaactagCAATCAGTAATTTAATCAGCCAGGGCGAAGAACGGGATCTGTAACGGCGTATGTTTTGTGATACTGGTCCAGTGGATCCCTGCTATTTTCAGAacggagtaaaaatgcatgtgaacgagatTTACTTCATGATAAATTGTCACAatgggatactcatgcaacaacagcaatttgCACTACAACAGTAAATTAGTTTGAGGTGTTGTACATGTTGTATAGACAGTACCCTATGTATCCTATTagcattatatatatatatatatatatatatatatatatatatatatatatatatatatgtatatattatatgtatattatatgtatattatatgtatattatatgtatattgttttatgttgctTGTGCAGAATCGCTTGCAGACGACAAAACGTACTTGCGAAAGAGGAACAGTGGTGAGATGAAGTTATCAAATGATCCAAGTTGTACCCACGGTCTCAAACGAAGCCAATCCAGCGACTCCAGACGCGACGACAACAAAACAGAGCAATCAATGGAGCCGTCATCTCTTGCTGATTCTAAACGTAAAGTTTGTACAACTGCCTTGATAACtgatgatggtgatggaaatggcagatcagagacagacaatggacttCTCCAACTGAGCGGAGACGGTGATAAAGACGAGGAAAAGACAACAAATGACGCCCCCGACACCAAATTTCTTATGTTCCCAGTGAAGAAGGTATTATCGAAGTCTCTGCATCGTGACTCGTCATCAGCCAGCCAGCAGAGAACAGAAAAATGCGAGGAAAACGCAACGACCGCAACGTCGGTCGATACCGAAATAACACAATGTGCTGATAAGAGAACTGGTAAAAATAGTGACGATCATACTCATCATACTTATCCTACTCTTCGTAGTCGTCTTAGACTCGAAGGATCACACGTGGGAGGAATGAAAGGTCTCTTGGCGTGTAACCGCGAAAGCGACGAACACAAGAATGGTGAACAAAGCAAACTTGCAGAAACAAGGATGCGATTGTGGTTGGAGAGAAAAGACGATTGTTTATATGATCATAATGATAGTAATATTAAAGGCGGAGATTTAAGCCAAGGAACGCCGACGCGACGTCAATTGAGACATACACGGACTGACGACAGTGACGAACGTAGACGAAGTGTGAAACGCAGCAGTAGACATTGGAATGGCGATCGAGTGGATGGCGACGTTGACGTTAAGACGTGCAAACTACCCGAGCAGTCCTCGCCGAAGCGAAAACGACTCGCAGCGGCGTCGAGACCGTCACCGACCTATGCGACTTCTCATTTCGTTGAAACGACGGTGACGACGAAAACCTACGGTGACGACTCAAGGCAGGACAAGCACCGCGTCAACGATTCCGGATCGAGAACAGATGAAAGGAGAAATACGAACGGAGAGAAGAAGACGGTGGAGGGAAGTGAAGAGTCTGCAGTAACTGTTGTGGGTGTACCCATTTTGCCTCTATTGTCGTTGAACGGGCTCGGAGAAGGTAGAGAGGGTGTCAGCGGTGAGGACAAGGAATTGGTGCAGCAAGATAAGAATAAAACGGACGAGGACAGCAGGAATTGCAGGGAGGAGGTGAGAACGAAATCGCCGATCTTGTCGGATATTTCGGGAGCGTCCCAATGTCCCAAGAATGACGTGAAAGAAAAGGAAAACGAGACACCATGTGTTGTTGAGCAAGCATCTCTGTCTCTTTCTAGACCTTTTCTGCTGTCTGTTACATGCGATACTCGACAGTCGACTGCTAGAGACGAAGATCGACCGGCGACGAGAGATTTCTCTACCCAGACGGAACGGTCTCACGTTGAGTGTACGTACAAGGAAATGTCGACGCAGACGGACAATGACGGAGCTTGGCGCGAGGCGTTCGTACCGTCGCCAAATCGTTGGTTACAGTTCAGTAGCAGGATTCCGTTGTCGATCACGAGCGATGAAGTAAACGGCGTCGCAGTCGGCACGTTCTCTCGATTGAACGCGATCGTTGGCAAGTTCGAACAAACGATGATAGATGGGATGGGAGATAGAATGTCGGCGGGTACGCGTGGACTCGAGCATCAGATAAGAGAGTATCTTTCGACGGCGAGGAAAGAAGCGGACGGCACGAGAAGGAACGATCGACATCATACGGATGCGACGGTCGAGGACATCTCGCCGCCTGCGACGAGTCCTATTCACGACGGTGCGTTTGCCAGCGCGGGCGTCGTTTCTTTCCCTAGGGCCATCGATCGGTTTCTGTCTTTTCAAGGAAACAAGCAGATAGCAGACGCCGATCACCGACCGGAACAAAGACTACGTGAAAGAAGGAAACGGAAGAAACGTTGGGATGTAATGTCGATCGAGAGGGAAAAGTTATCGGACCAAGATCGGTCGGACGAATTACGTGGTATGGCCGGCGGCTCATATGACGTCAATGAGCATCTGCCTTTCTCGTCTGCTGGATCGTCTACTTACCCTTACCCTAAACCTTACAGTCGTTCGAACCAATCGGCGTATGACGGCGATTCTACTCCTCCTTTAGAAGAATATAGTGATTATGATGACCATGACGAGCAATGTCGAGATATGTCCGTATTCCGGCCCGTTGTCGGTCGCTTAGGACAATTTACTCGGACCAAGTCAGGATATTTGATCGGTTGAGCTGCCGTCGTTGACGAATGTGGGATgattagagagatgcatccatGTGCTTTTGCTGGATCTTTAAAGTTCTTATCTATAGGTGGGTGCCGCATTTGTATTTAGCGGCTGACTTGAAATGCATTTATTTGGTAACGAATTCATTATTGGAGACATTTTGTCAGTTTTTATCTttagtgtgtacatgtacagtgcatGTGCAATATCATGCATACGTATAGTAGTCTCGCGAACCAGACTAGACGTATAGAGATGTTGAACTTGCAACGATCGGATGCAACTAGATATGAAGACTGCACGTGATATGTCACCTGCTTTTTCAGCTCTGAGTCATAGTTACGAAACGGGACTCTAAGACTCTAAACGTCTAGCACTGAACTGGCTTCCGATCTGCGAACTGTATGTACATCTAATAATCTCGCCCAGCCATCTCTCCCCTTTTTGGCTACTACAGTAGTCTCGCGCAGCATTCCCCCCCAAATGTACGTGTATGTCCAGTGACACGCTGCAGAAAAGTGTACCACGCCTTctttgtgtggcccaatcacggagcagtatttcctttatgtcgtacgtggcaaccaaagacaatggacgaacagccaatcagCTAGGCGAAATGTCCGGATCCATGAAAGAGTTcctaccagaacagtgtaattcaagTTTGCAATTGCCAAGTCTTGTTGGGACTAAAACAACAGAagttacctgtctgcaactgttAGCTGCGAAGTCAAtcactttcttggttttacgatgtatacgggaatctaacattagtGTATCaattttatgtcccgtatgctcttctgtacagtactgtagtagcCAAACGAAAGTCAAAAAGAGAGGgactggctgcgcgagactaagCACATTTAGAGcgaaaatagcgtgtatacattcgtaattcttcgcaacaattaaaattgaaaGCAGTACCAATCAAACTGTAACCGGGACTTCGacaaaagtcacgtgacttgcgaggCTTtaggaatgtatggtatgcaagcagcGACCAATCATGACGCACTATTTCCTTTGTGTCGCACGCGGCGGCGAAAGGCAAATTTATGGTGTGGCCCCAGATCCAGATTAATTAGCGCAAACCCGGATTTTCTGTGCCGCCTACTATTCCACGcccataacacacacacacacacacacacacacacacacacacacacacacacacacacacacacacacacacacacacacacacacgcactcaatTGACATACATGAAGTCGTATCTCGATTATGGCTCGCAGTAAATAGTAAATGTACGGGATTATACAACAAGCTCGGGTAAGTGTACAAATTCGGGTAGCTTCTAGAGTGTATGGTAATACTACCTAATTAGACGCGTAATTGTACTCTACGAGCGATCGAGTTTCAGACGGCTCTGCCCACACCCACAAACGCACGACGTAGTATGCGTCCCGCGTTCATCGCGAGTCAGAAGGAGGAGCCAGAGCATCGTAGAGTCAGAGCTCTGGAGTCAGAGCATGAGCAGCGACAATCATAGATAGTAAGTATAGCACGCATTCAAGTTTTAAGTCGTAACGACTGCGTTTCTAATCCAGTTTAGAGTCGCACCAAACGTCAGATGACTTCGACGACAAGACTGACCTGCTGACAGAAGGAAAACAGTCTGTCAACCAACCTGCTTTCAACAAATGGACTTCTGTCCGTGTCATGTATCTTACGATGTTCCTGAGTAGCATGGGTGAGAATGCTGTAGTGTAGACAGGACGCCTCGTGTATCCCGACCGATTCCTGTATTTGTGTCTaccatgtacatgcatgcacacgcaatAACTCTTTTAGGCATTTCGGGTACAGGTGTGAACATTGAAACTCGTGTCGACTGCACTCTAATTAAGCAATGTTCCAAAGTCAAGAACTTTGTTCTAAATAATACAGTTGAATATCTAGATGCCCTCCTGCTGTCTATTCCACATAAGGTTAGAATCTGAGTGAGTAATGAGCAGGGGTCGTGGTAGGTGTACTTATAGAACGGTATAAAGAGCTGCTACCGTGGTACAGTAACATAGTACAGCAGTTAACTTCAAGTTTATTTGTACTTCGATCAGCTGtacacatgtactgtacagtattaCCTTAGAGCTTACACGAAGCCTCgctctagtctcgcgtagccagcccctccccttttctatttaaaatagaaaaagaatatttaaaatagaaaaggggaggggctggctacgcgagactagcctTGCTCCACTCATTGTCTCTGTCATTACCACATGTGGTTGGTTGACGCTCTGCCACAAGTCTGACACGATAAGGCAAAAACGAGATGATCTACCTACAACATAAAAGTGGGGAAGGCTTGAAATGCTTGTTCTGGGACCAGTACACGCAAGCAATAGGAAGAAACATAGGAactattttatttaaaatgtCTTTCCTTTTTTCTGCCCCATGCAAGGCAGCTGATGGAGAAGACTGACAACTATTTAGAGCAATTCTTGTCAACATTTCATTCCAATGAATCTGACGAGTTGGAGTTAAGAATTTGGGGCCAGGGCATGACTAGACTAATTTGCATTTCAGTTTCCTGTGCAGCGAGAATGGGTGGGCTTCTTGTCAAAATTAGCTAGATCAAATAATTGGTCATTGGCTACAGCAACTGATGTAGGTAAACATAGTACTGTAGGACAGATTAGTGAGTGAACAACACACATTTGTGTATGTAATCTTAGCAGTGCCTATTCATGTCGTGTGCATACAGTTGCTAgtatctgtgtgttttgtgaCAGCGTTTTCTATTGTACTCTCATCATTGTGGCCATTCTTGCGAACGGTGAGACATGTCAGGTTACTAAAGACATTCGATTTGCTGTTTACTTGTCATGTTTTCAAAGGTGGATAAAGATGCCACACCTACTATATTGGGAGTTGTGGTAGCATCCTTTAGTCTCGGCCAGCTTCTTGGATCTCCTGTTTTTGGCTACTGGGCAAATCGCCGCCAGTCAAAAGAGCCTGTTGTAGTTTCTTGTATTCTAGCTCTAGTAGGAAATTGCATGTATGGCTACTCAGGCAGTCTTTCTGAACATAACATTTTCAATGCAATCACCATGATGTCGGCCAGGTTTATTGTAGGATTTGGTGCAGGTGAGAACATATGGTACTGTTCTCTACAGTCGCTGAATacatttgtttattgatttgaAAGGAAATGTGGCCATAACTCGCTCCTTCGTGTCTCACTCTACTACATTGGAGGAAAGGACTGCAGCCATGGCAAACATGAGCATTGCACAAGCACTAGGCTTTATCATTGGTCCAGGCATGGCTCTTGCTTATGACATCTAAATGGCTGTTTAAGTTGTTTAGGGGCGGATTTAGAGGGTTAAGGGTTTGTGGAATCAATGTATCATTAGTTACCATGCTCGCTGTGCTTGGCCCCTGTGATGATCAACCAATGCAATGTACATTTCATTGAATTTTGGCAACATGTACACCAACAATGTTTCTAATCTCAGGACACTGACTACTGAAAGTGTACAGTGGGCTAAGGAGGAGACAGGACTTCTCTTCAACTGCATGACTCTATGGGGACGTTGACAAAGGCATGTACCACAATGTCTACattcttttaattaagaataaCGTATTGCATTTGCCATTCCTGTAATTTCTCCTGAGAATAAGAGGAATTGTTGAGTGCTAAAGTGTCTCAGTACTCGAGGTCTCCAGTGCGAGTTGAACGGCAATTATTGCATTGACTCATAAACTTTGATCACTCGATGTCTGTAGAAATTTAAGACTCTCCTGCTCTAAACCATTGAGTGATAGTTTCTTGATATGGATTAGAGATACATCTGAAAGTGTTCATTTAGTAAACTGGCATAATCTATCCTCTAAAAATTCTGGATCCGCCCCTATTTATTTATGAAATGTTTTATTTACTTACCAGCCATTGGCCTGGCTTTTGTTCCGCTGGGTGAAGATGGTGTCCAAGTGAGTGCCATTTACTTTCAGCTGAATATTTACACTGCTCCTGGCTTTCTTGGAGCTACACTAGCTCTGCTCAACGTTGTCTTCGTTCTGGTCTTCTTTCGCGAACACGTCAACATTGTAGCTGTGCCTGATTCTGACAGTCTTACGCCCAGCATTCAAGTGACTGGCGGTAAGTGTAGTTGTTCTTGTTACATTGTGAATATCACACCATTGCAAATGTCATCTGTATATTAGATAGCGGTTACTCTGCTTCACACTTGAAGATGGATAAACTTGCTGTCATTGGCTGCATTGGTCTTTTCTTCATTGTTCTCTTTGTATTCACAGTGTTTGAAACGTATGTGCCTGACATGTTGTCTTGATGATGGCGATGTATTGATGCACTCTTCTTCCATTCAGCCTAACGACACCACTGTCAATGGATGAGTATGCATGGAGTAGTGTACAAGCTACTTTCTACAATGGCATActgtttgctgttgctgctgttattTCAGTTGTTACATTCCTGTTGGCAAAGCCACTCTCACGAAAGTATGGTTATCTTTGCTAAGTAATATTATATCAATTCATGCACTTCATGACCCAGCAGACAGTAGGATCTAAGTAGGATTGCCTAAGTAGGATCCTAAGCCAGTGTCTGGGATctacacacacagtacaaGTACCATTTTACCAACAATTCTAGTAACTAGATGTTACGCATTGTAGCTAATTGTGCACTAAACTCAAGAGTAGGGGAAAGGAGATAAAGGGGTATCTGTGATGGTCTACCCATGTGATACAAGTCTTCAATGTTTCAGCAGCTTCATGGGTGTGTCCTCAAGAGACATcatatgttgttgtgttcaacTCATGCAAGATTCAACATCAAGCGAGTTATCAGAAACGTGTGTTTAGTTACTGTTTCTCAGGAGTTAAGAGATGCATGTGTTACtgatgcatgcacacaagcagCCAAACAGTGTTTCTACATTTTGCTAATGATGGAAACCAGAATCAAAACTGGCCTAAAAATCAGATGCTTTTTTACAAATGAATCTCTGTTGACCAGGAGGTCAGAATTGTAGATTTACAGAAATGCAAAACTCATTGTATACactgtatttcttcaaataattCACTAAGGAATTAATATTTTGGGGTTTAGCCAATAAGGGGATTTATTCAAGAGGAGTTATTTGACAGAGGGAGTTACTGCTACACATAGTTAATGAAATACTGGCAAGTAAAGGACTTTTTTATAACACTTCTGAGTCACTAAATTCATCAGAGTCACTACACAAGTTTAATACAATAAACAAGATAATGCTCATCATCTCCATTGTGCTAATTATGAACTGTTACTTCTGGTATTTGAACTTCAGACGCCTTTTTTAGGATTGCAAAAAGAATTTGATATAACAACATAGGTGTAAGTAAAGTGGGAAAAGATAACTTGATGTAACATAAATTTGAAATTATAAACATATGTCATCTGGAACTGATGTAGTCAGGTTGTTTGTCATTCACAAGGAATCTAGGCAAACATAGTACCGTAGAACCAGTTATGTCTGCTGTCTTAaattactgcaatttgagaatcTAAATAgaagttttaattactgcaaattaaatttctgcgttTCAACCAGGAATACAGAACATGTACTGGTACACACGTATATGTGTCTGCACAGTGACTGCCTGGGATTCTGAGGATAGGCCTAAATTTCTGCGAATTTTAGTTGTGCACTCCctgatttctttgcagaattcgcagaaatatcatgaaTGCAGAAATAACTGGTTATACGGTTACCAAAGTCAAACATAACATGgatatataccgtatttcttcgattaaatgCCGTGGCGTTTATTTTTGGTAGGGTTTCAACTGCAGCGTTTAAACAAAGGcggtgtttatttgttaagcattttctgtctctgtctgtgctttaggagtgtgtatgtacacgtacacgCTGCAGGTTTGACACCTTTTTAAGAGATCAACACACCATACTGGTGCATTTCACACTCTGAGACCTGAAACAGGTGAAACAGTATCCGGGTAGTCTAAAGAAATGGTTGCCTCACGTTTGCCTCTGAAGAAGTCATACCGTTTTTCCTTCAAACTTCGAGCTAGATATATTGGAATTCATTAAAATGTGGCATTTCATTTGAGGGCCGCGTTTGTATTTTATCTGTACCCTCAGCTGAGGCATTTAATCGAAGAAACACGGTATGACTGCTTTCTGATTAGGCTCCCAAAAGTAGAAGTGCTTTCACTGCTTATGACTAAGTTTCTAGCTGATATGTTTGTAAGAAGATTTCCTATCCTCAACAGCCACACTGTCCATGATGGATTTCAACACACTCTAGAAGAATGTTGGCCACTGGGAAGTTCACAGTTTATGATGTAAATGTTGTTTAGGTACAGTAGTGGTTCTGCAAATCTCTTTCTGTACTTCTGTGAATTTGCAAGTTGACTTGGTAAACACATTGCCAAAATATATTTGGTTAAATCAAACATATTTTGAAATTAAAGTTATTTTAAATTACCATTTGGTGATTCTGCTCTTTTGTCAATGGTAAAAGCATAAACATTGTTTGTGCTAGGTACATGCACTGTTATTCATACACTTTCATGTGAAATACAATAGACAGCGTGTTAGACTAGAGTCAAATCAGTCATACCATTTGGAAGCAATTGCCAAGGCACTAACAGCACAATAAATATTGCTTTAGAGAGTGTACACTATTATACAAGTTTGTTAACTATCATGGAAGCATCCACACACAGTGCATGTTGCATTAATTGatcagtgtacagtacagtttaAAAGGCAATCCATGATGTATGATGTTCCAGGGTGGATGAAAGGACACTTCTTGTTGTTGGTTTCATCATCATTGCCTGTGGAATTGTAGTGCTGCTGCCATGGAGTAAGGAATCTCCTGCTGTAATGGCTAGTTTTATAGGTACGTGTACCTGTTAGTCATAACTGTTTCCATATAGTCAATTTGCTGTGCATGATAGATACAAATCCCACTGTCAAAGTCACCTCAACAGCCACTGAACCAACGTTCCTGCCTTTCAACACTGAAGCTGCATCCAGCAGTCGGGGCTGTCCTTTGCAGTATCGTTGGTGTATCAACTCATCTAAAGTTTTGATACAACAGTTCTTTGCAGGAGCTGTTCTCATAAGCATTGGTTACCCTGTTAGCAGTCTCATGACCTACAGTTTGTATTCCAAGATTCTTGGAGAGAGGAAGCAGGTACAACCTCTAAGCTTAAACATGAACTATCTACTGATAAATTTTGTTGTCACCAGGGCACAATGATGGGATGGCTGACAGCTTCAGGAAGTCTCGCAAGAACGTTAGGCCCAGTATTTGTGAGTTCAGTATACCATAGATTTGGTCCACGATGGACATTTGTTTCCTCTGGTGTAATAGTTGCGATAGCCCTTTTGGCCTTATGGTATCTCTACCGTAGACTCGTTCCTTTTCACCTGAACTTCAGAATCAATGGATTACAGCATTACTAGTTCACTATGCACATGTATACAATTAGGAAAGTGCCTTTTAGACTGGTCATGTATACACAACTGAATGATATAATCCAAGTGACTTGTATATAGTCTATGAAATTCTTAAATAGTCTCTAGCATGTAATTCCATGACTATCTCTACCTCTAATTGCATAGTGACTGCCACTACAATGTTTTACAAGGTGGACAATCTGGGGTCTAGTCTGTTCTTGATTAGTGATTGAAAAGAAAACGTAAAGAAAATGAATtcacagttgctctgactttgCTCAAGGTTTGGTACACACTAAGCAAAACTCATACGAACAATTTCCAATTCCATGGTGAAAACAATGTCAGTGTTTACAATTACATAATATGACTTTGTTTTGACTGTTGCCTTGCCTGTTTGTTGATCTTCTTTTGACACTTTGGGCAAAACCACTTTTCATCTACTAATGGCTCATGTGCAAGTCCTACACAGAACCTACAGCAGAAAGCTTAAGGTTATGAAACAATACTAAATCATATCAATTGATATCCACTGAACTCACAGGTGATACCAGATGTCATTGTTACATCGATCACATGTAATCCATGGAACACCATCGATGTCAGACATGCGACATACTGGACAATGATACTCTGACTGCATGGCTGCTAGTTGAGCCTAGTAGAAAGAAAACTGTTACCAGAAACCACGTGACATAGTGATCCAATGATTTGTGACATATGTATGTAAGTGTGTTCAATGAGGTGGGTATATGGGGCAGAAGAAATGATAAAAATAAGTGTCTAAAATCTGTGTGCTCTGTAGTGTATATAAATGGAGGAAACGGAGTATGAAAGCTTGGGTCTTTTAACTGATACCAATAGCACAGAAAAATTCCAGTCTCTGTAGCCCATACTTCCTCTGTAACTAGCATACCTTGCAAAACATTCAAGGGAAGCTGCAATACACAGACAATCGGCACTAAAGCACTTGCATTTTCACATCCTCGTACTTTCACAAGCACATCCAGAGCTGAAGTCTACACTTCCTTAGGAGGCAAAGCTCAAATATCAGTACAGGTTATCTGGCAGTTCCAACAAGGGTATTTAGAGATTAACAATACTGAGCACTATCAGTTCGCTAGGGCAGAGTGCTAGAACCTAGCTGGAAGACAAACCAGTAATTCTGTGACAATCCTAGAATTCTACCAAAATACCCAGGCAGAAATTAG from Corticium candelabrum chromosome 14, ooCorCand1.1, whole genome shotgun sequence carries:
- the LOC134189544 gene encoding uncharacterized protein LOC134189544 isoform X3 — protein: MEEARVTSHSSRRGNVANGSTSSSVDMTQWDEIGVDGHSTVFETECEAEGEKGKQQFIIPRKKYASSSELLQAVDVASRDGKEIQSIVLESMKKPESQGSVDIQDMHIVKNQSLLKEYVIVVFKYAKGRVKSVSSQLHGNALIEPTPNFDCHSLKSPLIDGTFSDGYLYDSCQLYLYEFGELDMLNRPRQCVPYAIVKLTVPEEVTQQPCADQSELQELKSPGVENVSGFLGWRGPLYNKSKCLGEVGVYYFSHDKLPFTFEKTLNIKAKVRLEKLGNVFPQPVFLAGPPYRARQGAVVRGSNYYHYCQIRAEKDANSGVDKLILFLLENNWVYAGVVEVGEGTKLYILPTSEFTTNLGITSSDEKLCLHGLFCWKPVVSVGQPVACDSGSAPLNDATGLKPVAALDGRQRLPIEHEETSGICVDSNVTNSTLTTDIGAAVGDAVRSEKSPLPSTHEASRFRGSSCVQTLERRRSSSSSTKDEDGGAAKHDRGVTERVEMTVPASQPAASQMSSSCTDAVAGAVTSNATLLTDFPSNRALPDVIFSPDMSSNSDFSPPLKLRQETRSDDGVAPRALKRASQSLSNTFELLDKVVGLTRQEKCQIGNKVYLQGKRRSSEAKQKSDLSASGQSSLIEGLPSLSTTKKPEPERAAKRPRGRPPKAKKMAGRAGKREKDVLASSTVDDGDGILTRNKKTKSGSRNKSLSVASSKSQSVECILVSSSSQESLADDKTYLRKRNSGEMKLSNDPSCTHGLKRSQSSDSRRDDNKTEQSMEPSSLADSKRKVCTTALITDDGDGNGRSETDNGLLQLSGDGDKDEEKTTNDAPDTKFLMFPVKKVLSKSLHRDSSSASQQRTEKCEENATTATSVDTEITQCADKRTGKNSDDHTHHTYPTLRSRLRLEGSHVGGMKGLLACNRESDEHKNGEQSKLAETRMRLWLERKDDCLYDHNDSNIKGGDLSQGTPTRRQLRHTRTDDSDERRRSVKRSSRHWNGDRVDGDVDVKTCKLPEQSSPKRKRLAAASRPSPTYATSHFVETTVTTKTYGDDSRQDKHRVNDSGSRTDERRNTNGEKKTVEGSEESAVTVVGVPILPLLSLNGLGEGREGVSGEDKELVQQDKNKTDEDSRNCREEVRTKSPILSDISGASQCPKNDVKEKENETPCVVEQASLSLSRPFLLSVTCDTRQSTARDEDRPATRDFSTQTERSHVECTYKEMSTQTDNDGAWREAFVPSPNRWLQFSSRIPLSITSDEVNGVAVGTFSRLNAIVGKFEQTMIDGMGDRMSAGTRGLEHQIREYLSTARKEADGTRRNDRHHTDATVEDISPPATSPIHDGAFASAGVVSFPRAIDRFLSFQGNKQIADADHRPEQRLRERRKRKKRWDVMSIEREKLSDQDRSDELRGMAGGSYDVNEHLPFSSAGSSTYPYPKPYSRSNQSAYDGDSTPPLEEYSDYDDHDEQCRDMSVFRPVVGRLGQFTRTKSGYLIG
- the LOC134189708 gene encoding major facilitator superfamily domain-containing protein 8-like, encoding MSSDNHRYLESHQTSDDFDDKTDLLTEGKQSVNQPAFNKWTSVRVMYLTMFLSSMAFSIVLSSLWPFLRTVDKDATPTILGVVVASFSLGQLLGSPVFGYWANRRQSKEPVVVSCILALVGNCMYGYSGSLSEHNIFNAITMMSARFIVGFGAGNVAITRSFVSHSTTLEERTAAMANMSIAQALGFIIGPAIGLAFVPLGEDGVQVSAIYFQLNIYTAPGFLGATLALLNVVFVLVFFREHVNIVAVPDSDSLTPSIQVTGDSGYSASHLKMDKLAVIGCIGLFFIVLFVFTVFETLTTPLSMDEYAWSSVQATFYNGILFAVAAVISVVTFLLAKPLSRKVDERTLLVVGFIIIACGIVVLLPWSKESPAVMASFIDTNPTVKVTSTATEPTFLPFNTEAASSSRGCPLQYRWCINSSKVLIQQFFAGAVLISIGYPVSSLMTYSLYSKILGERKQGTMMGWLTASGSLARTLGPVFVSSVYHRFGPRWTFVSSGVIVAIALLALWYLYRRLVPFHLNFRINGLQHY